From the genome of Labrus bergylta chromosome 4, fLabBer1.1, whole genome shotgun sequence, one region includes:
- the LOC109993902 gene encoding E3 ubiquitin-protein ligase MARCHF6 isoform X1, with the protein MDTADEGDICRVCRSEGTQDKPLYHPCVCTGSIKFIHQECLLQWLKHSRKEYCELCKHRFAFTPIYSPDMPSRLPVQDIFAGLVTSIGTAIRYWFHYTLVAFAWLGVVPLTACRIYKCLFTGSVSSLLTLPLDMLSTQNLLADCLQGCFVVTCTLCAFISLVWLREQIVHGGAPLWLDQHQPPLVPNPPHGPAPANEAAADEAAAAGPPAPGGPEPADPNEAGNHGDEAELDDEEEDEDGEEDEEEEDEEGREEDAADANNGGQEDLNWNALEWDRAAEELTWERMLGLDGSLVFLEHVFWVVSLNTLFILVFAFCPYHIGHFSVVGLGFEDYVKASHFDGLITTILGYILLAGALIVCHALASLVRFQRSRRLLGVCYIVVKVSLLVVMEIGLFPLICGWWLDICSLEMFDATLKDREQSFDSAPGTTMFLHWLVGMVYVFYFASFILLLREVLRPGVLWFLRNLNDPDFNPVQEMIHLPIYRHLRRFILSVVVFGSIVLLMLWLPIRIIKLFFPSFLPYNVMLYSDAPVSELSLELLLLQVVLPALLEQGHTRQWLKRLVHAWTFTAGYMLDLHSYLLGDHDDDDNQPNNNLPGRLNNNRIPGLGEGLHAAHQAILQQGGPVGFRSYHRPANFPLKIVLLVVFMCVTLLMASLICLTLPVCAGRWLMSFWMGNAMIHELYTAASGLYVCWLSIRAATVMLSWMPQGRNVIMVKVHEWTLMILKTLVVAVMLAGVIPLLLGLLFELVIVAPLRVPLDQTPLFYPWQDWALGVLHAKIIAAITLMGPQWWLKTVIEQVYANGIRNIDLHFIVRGLAAPVICVLLLSLSVPYTISRGITPLLVIILTPPPLDRCAAGDADAGGQEDLSVPADGGHPAGHPDLPDQTVQTPLRAHQERQVSGRAATGELRAAGGQELLLVQPLLVDAAEGSVEPTRSVQLSGL; encoded by the exons ATGGACACCGCGGACGAAG GAGACATCTGTCGGGTATGCCGGTCAGAGGGTACCCAGGACAAGCCCCTCTACCACCCCTGTGTCTGCACCGGCAGCATCAAGTTTATCCATCAGGAATG CTTACTGCAGTGGCTGAAACACAGCCGCAAAGAATACTGTGAACTCTGCAAACACAGGTTTGCATTTACACCAA TCTACTCTCCAGACATGCCGTCCCGCCTGCCTGTCCAGGATATTTTTGCAGGCTTGGTCACCAGTATTGGAACTGCAATCAGATACTGGTTTCACTACACGCTGGTGGCCTTTGCCTGGCTTGGCGTGGTGCCTCTCACTGCAT GTCGCATCTACAAGTGTTTGTTTACCGGCTCTGTGAGCTCTCTCCTCACCCTGCCTCTGGACATGCTGTCCAC ACAAAACCTGCTGGCAGACTGCCTCCAGGGCTGTTTTGTGGTCACATGCACGCTGTGCGCTTTCATCAGCCTGGTGTGGCTGCGAGAGCAGATCGTTCATGGTGGTGCCCCTCTCTGGCTGGATCAGCATCAACCCCCTCTGGTTCCTAACCCCCCTCATGGTCCTGCTCCGGCTAATGAG GCGGctgcagatgaagcagcagcagcggggCCCCCTGCTCCAGGCGGGCCAGAGCCCGCAGACCCAAACGAAGCTGGTAACCACGGAGATGAGGCCGAACTGGATGAcgaggaagaagatgaggacggggaggaagacgaggaggaggaggatgaggaaggcAGGGAGGAGGATGCTGCTGATGCCAATAACGGAGGACAAG AAGATCTGAACTGGAACGCCCTGGAGTGGGACCGTGCAGCAGAGGAGCTGACCTGGGAACGG ATGCTGGGGCTGGATGGCTCTTTGGTTTTCTTG gAGCACGTGTTCTGGGTGGTGTCTCTCAACACTCTCTTCATCCTGGTCTTTG CGTTCTGTCCGTATCACATCGGCCATTTCTCCGTGGTTGGACTGGGCTTTGAGGACTAC GTCAAAGCTTCTCACTTTGATGGCCTCATCACCACCATCCTCGGATACATCCTTCTGGCTGGAGCTCTCATCGTCTGCCAT GCATTGGCTTCATTAGTGAGGTTCCAGCGGTCCAGACGTCTTCTGGGTGTCTGCTACATCGTCGTCAAG GTGTCCCTgctggttgtcatggagatCGGCCTGTTCCCTCTGATTTGCGGCTGGTGGCTGGACATTTGTTCCTTG GAGATGTTTGATGCCACTCtgaaggacagagagcagagtttTGACTCAGCCCCCGGGACCACCATGTTCCTCCACTGGCTGGTGGGCATGGTCTACGTCTTCTACTTTGCCTCCTTCATCCTGCTGCTCAGAGAG GTACTGAGGCCTGGTGTCTTGTGGTTCCTGAGGAACCTTAATGATCCGGACTTCAACCCGGTCCAAGAGATGATCCACCTGCCCATCTACAGACACCTGCGGAGGTTCATACTCTCTGTG GTGGTGTTTGGCTCCATAGTTCTGCTGATGCTTTGGCTTCCCATCAGAATAATCAAGCTGTTCTTCCCATCCTTCCTCCCCTACAACGTCATGCTGTACAG tgacGCCCCAGTCAGTGAGCTCtctctggagctgctgctgctgcaggtcgttCTGCCCGCACTGCTGGAGCAGGGACACACGCGCCAGTGGCTCAAACGGCTCGTTCACGCCTGGACCTTCACGGCTGGATACATGCT TGACCTTCACTCCTACCTGCTGGGGGATCATGACGACGATGACAACCAGCCAAACAACAACCTACCTGGTCGCCTTAACAACAACAGGATACCTGGCCTTGGGGAGGGCCTTCATGCTGCCCATCAGGCCATCCTGCAGCAGGGAGGTCCAGTGGGTTTCAGGTCGTACCACCGGCCCGCCAACTTCCCTCTCAAG ATTGTCCTGCTGGTCGTCTTCATGTGTGTCACCTTGTTAATGGCCAGTTTGATCTGCCTCACGCTGCCAG TGTGTGCAGGTCGCTGGCTCATGTCTTTCTGGATGGGCAACGCCATGATCCACGAGCTGTACACCGCCGCCAGCGGCCTGTACGTCTGCTGGCTGTCCATTCGAGCCGCCACCGTGATGCTGTCGTGGATGCCACAGGGGCGCAACGTCATCATGGTCAAAGTTCACGAGTGGACACTGATG aTCCTTAAGACCCTGGTGGTGGCTGTCATGTTAGCCGGTGTGATCCCGCTGCTGctgggtttgttgtttgagctggTCATCGTAGCTCCGCTCAGAGTCCCACTGGACCAGACGCCGCTCTTCTACCCCTGGCag GACTGGGCGTTGGGCGTGCTTCATGCTAAAATCATCGCTGCCATCACACTCATGGGTCCTCAGTGGTGGCTCAAAACGGTCATCGAGCAG GTGTATGCTAACGGTATCCGTAACATTGACCTCCACTTCATCGTGCGCGGCCTGGCTGCTCCGGTCATCTGCgtcctgctgctgtctctgagTGTCCCTTACACCATCTCTAGAGGCATCACACCGCTGCTGG TGATTattctgaccccccccccccttgacaGGTGTGCAGCCGGAGATGCAGACGCTGGTGGACAGGAGGATCTATCCGTTCCTGCTGATGGTGGTCACCCTGCTGGCCATCCTGACCTTCCAGATCAGACAGTTCAAACGCCTCTACGAGCACATCAAGAACGACAA GTATCTGGTCGGGCAGCGACTGGTGAACTACGAGCGGCAGGCGGGCAGGAGCTCCTCCTCGTTCAGCCCCTCCTCGTAGACGCTGCTGAAGGATCAGTGGAGCCCACTCGCTCTGTCCAGCTCTCAGGGCTTTGA
- the LOC109993902 gene encoding E3 ubiquitin-protein ligase MARCHF6 isoform X3: MDTADEGDICRVCRSEGTQDKPLYHPCVCTGSIKFIHQECLLQWLKHSRKEYCELCKHRFAFTPIYSPDMPSRLPVQDIFAGLVTSIGTAIRYWFHYTLVAFAWLGVVPLTACRIYKCLFTGSVSSLLTLPLDMLSTQNLLADCLQGCFVVTCTLCAFISLVWLREQIVHGGAPLWLDQHQPPLVPNPPHGPAPANEAAADEAAAAGPPAPGGPEPADPNEAGNHGDEAELDDEEEDEDGEEDEEEEDEEGREEDAADANNGGQEDLNWNALEWDRAAEELTWERMLGLDGSLVFLEHVFWVVSLNTLFILVFAFCPYHIGHFSVVGLGFEDYVKASHFDGLITTILGYILLAGALIVCHALASLVRFQRSRRLLGVCYIVVKVSLLVVMEIGLFPLICGWWLDICSLEMFDATLKDREQSFDSAPGTTMFLHWLVGMVYVFYFASFILLLREVLRPGVLWFLRNLNDPDFNPVQEMIHLPIYRHLRRFILSVVVFGSIVLLMLWLPIRIIKLFFPSFLPYNVMLYSDAPVSELSLELLLLQVVLPALLEQGHTRQWLKRLVHAWTFTAGYMLDLHSYLLGDHDDDDNQPNNNLPGRLNNNRIPGLGEGLHAAHQAILQQGGPVGFRSYHRPANFPLKIVLLVVFMCVTLLMASLICLTLPVCAGRWLMSFWMGNAMIHELYTAASGLYVCWLSIRAATVMLSWMPQGRNVIMVKVHEWTLMILKTLVVAVMLAGVIPLLLGLLFELVIVAPLRVPLDQTPLFYPWQDWALGVLHAKIIAAITLMGPQWWLKTVIEQVYANGIRNIDLHFIVRGLAAPVICVLLLSLSVPYTISRGITPLLGVQPEMQTLVDRRIYPFLLMVVTLLAILTFQIRQFKRLYEHIKNDKSVSGRAATGELRAAGGQELLLVQPLLVDAAEGSVEPTRSVQLSGL, encoded by the exons ATGGACACCGCGGACGAAG GAGACATCTGTCGGGTATGCCGGTCAGAGGGTACCCAGGACAAGCCCCTCTACCACCCCTGTGTCTGCACCGGCAGCATCAAGTTTATCCATCAGGAATG CTTACTGCAGTGGCTGAAACACAGCCGCAAAGAATACTGTGAACTCTGCAAACACAGGTTTGCATTTACACCAA TCTACTCTCCAGACATGCCGTCCCGCCTGCCTGTCCAGGATATTTTTGCAGGCTTGGTCACCAGTATTGGAACTGCAATCAGATACTGGTTTCACTACACGCTGGTGGCCTTTGCCTGGCTTGGCGTGGTGCCTCTCACTGCAT GTCGCATCTACAAGTGTTTGTTTACCGGCTCTGTGAGCTCTCTCCTCACCCTGCCTCTGGACATGCTGTCCAC ACAAAACCTGCTGGCAGACTGCCTCCAGGGCTGTTTTGTGGTCACATGCACGCTGTGCGCTTTCATCAGCCTGGTGTGGCTGCGAGAGCAGATCGTTCATGGTGGTGCCCCTCTCTGGCTGGATCAGCATCAACCCCCTCTGGTTCCTAACCCCCCTCATGGTCCTGCTCCGGCTAATGAG GCGGctgcagatgaagcagcagcagcggggCCCCCTGCTCCAGGCGGGCCAGAGCCCGCAGACCCAAACGAAGCTGGTAACCACGGAGATGAGGCCGAACTGGATGAcgaggaagaagatgaggacggggaggaagacgaggaggaggaggatgaggaaggcAGGGAGGAGGATGCTGCTGATGCCAATAACGGAGGACAAG AAGATCTGAACTGGAACGCCCTGGAGTGGGACCGTGCAGCAGAGGAGCTGACCTGGGAACGG ATGCTGGGGCTGGATGGCTCTTTGGTTTTCTTG gAGCACGTGTTCTGGGTGGTGTCTCTCAACACTCTCTTCATCCTGGTCTTTG CGTTCTGTCCGTATCACATCGGCCATTTCTCCGTGGTTGGACTGGGCTTTGAGGACTAC GTCAAAGCTTCTCACTTTGATGGCCTCATCACCACCATCCTCGGATACATCCTTCTGGCTGGAGCTCTCATCGTCTGCCAT GCATTGGCTTCATTAGTGAGGTTCCAGCGGTCCAGACGTCTTCTGGGTGTCTGCTACATCGTCGTCAAG GTGTCCCTgctggttgtcatggagatCGGCCTGTTCCCTCTGATTTGCGGCTGGTGGCTGGACATTTGTTCCTTG GAGATGTTTGATGCCACTCtgaaggacagagagcagagtttTGACTCAGCCCCCGGGACCACCATGTTCCTCCACTGGCTGGTGGGCATGGTCTACGTCTTCTACTTTGCCTCCTTCATCCTGCTGCTCAGAGAG GTACTGAGGCCTGGTGTCTTGTGGTTCCTGAGGAACCTTAATGATCCGGACTTCAACCCGGTCCAAGAGATGATCCACCTGCCCATCTACAGACACCTGCGGAGGTTCATACTCTCTGTG GTGGTGTTTGGCTCCATAGTTCTGCTGATGCTTTGGCTTCCCATCAGAATAATCAAGCTGTTCTTCCCATCCTTCCTCCCCTACAACGTCATGCTGTACAG tgacGCCCCAGTCAGTGAGCTCtctctggagctgctgctgctgcaggtcgttCTGCCCGCACTGCTGGAGCAGGGACACACGCGCCAGTGGCTCAAACGGCTCGTTCACGCCTGGACCTTCACGGCTGGATACATGCT TGACCTTCACTCCTACCTGCTGGGGGATCATGACGACGATGACAACCAGCCAAACAACAACCTACCTGGTCGCCTTAACAACAACAGGATACCTGGCCTTGGGGAGGGCCTTCATGCTGCCCATCAGGCCATCCTGCAGCAGGGAGGTCCAGTGGGTTTCAGGTCGTACCACCGGCCCGCCAACTTCCCTCTCAAG ATTGTCCTGCTGGTCGTCTTCATGTGTGTCACCTTGTTAATGGCCAGTTTGATCTGCCTCACGCTGCCAG TGTGTGCAGGTCGCTGGCTCATGTCTTTCTGGATGGGCAACGCCATGATCCACGAGCTGTACACCGCCGCCAGCGGCCTGTACGTCTGCTGGCTGTCCATTCGAGCCGCCACCGTGATGCTGTCGTGGATGCCACAGGGGCGCAACGTCATCATGGTCAAAGTTCACGAGTGGACACTGATG aTCCTTAAGACCCTGGTGGTGGCTGTCATGTTAGCCGGTGTGATCCCGCTGCTGctgggtttgttgtttgagctggTCATCGTAGCTCCGCTCAGAGTCCCACTGGACCAGACGCCGCTCTTCTACCCCTGGCag GACTGGGCGTTGGGCGTGCTTCATGCTAAAATCATCGCTGCCATCACACTCATGGGTCCTCAGTGGTGGCTCAAAACGGTCATCGAGCAG GTGTATGCTAACGGTATCCGTAACATTGACCTCCACTTCATCGTGCGCGGCCTGGCTGCTCCGGTCATCTGCgtcctgctgctgtctctgagTGTCCCTTACACCATCTCTAGAGGCATCACACCGCTGCTGG GTGTGCAGCCGGAGATGCAGACGCTGGTGGACAGGAGGATCTATCCGTTCCTGCTGATGGTGGTCACCCTGCTGGCCATCCTGACCTTCCAGATCAGACAGTTCAAACGCCTCTACGAGCACATCAAGAACGACAAGTCG GTATCTGGTCGGGCAGCGACTGGTGAACTACGAGCGGCAGGCGGGCAGGAGCTCCTCCTCGTTCAGCCCCTCCTCGTAGACGCTGCTGAAGGATCAGTGGAGCCCACTCGCTCTGTCCAGCTCTCAGGGCTTTGA
- the LOC109993902 gene encoding E3 ubiquitin-protein ligase MARCHF6 isoform X2 has product MDTADEGDICRVCRSEGTQDKPLYHPCVCTGSIKFIHQECLLQWLKHSRKEYCELCKHRFAFTPIYSPDMPSRLPVQDIFAGLVTSIGTAIRYWFHYTLVAFAWLGVVPLTACRIYKCLFTGSVSSLLTLPLDMLSTQNLLADCLQGCFVVTCTLCAFISLVWLREQIVHGGAPLWLDQHQPPLVPNPPHGPAPANEAAADEAAAAGPPAPGGPEPADPNEAGNHGDEAELDDEEEDEDGEEDEEEEDEEGREEDAADANNGGQDLNWNALEWDRAAEELTWERMLGLDGSLVFLEHVFWVVSLNTLFILVFAFCPYHIGHFSVVGLGFEDYVKASHFDGLITTILGYILLAGALIVCHALASLVRFQRSRRLLGVCYIVVKVSLLVVMEIGLFPLICGWWLDICSLEMFDATLKDREQSFDSAPGTTMFLHWLVGMVYVFYFASFILLLREVLRPGVLWFLRNLNDPDFNPVQEMIHLPIYRHLRRFILSVVVFGSIVLLMLWLPIRIIKLFFPSFLPYNVMLYSDAPVSELSLELLLLQVVLPALLEQGHTRQWLKRLVHAWTFTAGYMLDLHSYLLGDHDDDDNQPNNNLPGRLNNNRIPGLGEGLHAAHQAILQQGGPVGFRSYHRPANFPLKIVLLVVFMCVTLLMASLICLTLPVCAGRWLMSFWMGNAMIHELYTAASGLYVCWLSIRAATVMLSWMPQGRNVIMVKVHEWTLMILKTLVVAVMLAGVIPLLLGLLFELVIVAPLRVPLDQTPLFYPWQDWALGVLHAKIIAAITLMGPQWWLKTVIEQVYANGIRNIDLHFIVRGLAAPVICVLLLSLSVPYTISRGITPLLVIILTPPPLDRCAAGDADAGGQEDLSVPADGGHPAGHPDLPDQTVQTPLRAHQERQVSGRAATGELRAAGGQELLLVQPLLVDAAEGSVEPTRSVQLSGL; this is encoded by the exons ATGGACACCGCGGACGAAG GAGACATCTGTCGGGTATGCCGGTCAGAGGGTACCCAGGACAAGCCCCTCTACCACCCCTGTGTCTGCACCGGCAGCATCAAGTTTATCCATCAGGAATG CTTACTGCAGTGGCTGAAACACAGCCGCAAAGAATACTGTGAACTCTGCAAACACAGGTTTGCATTTACACCAA TCTACTCTCCAGACATGCCGTCCCGCCTGCCTGTCCAGGATATTTTTGCAGGCTTGGTCACCAGTATTGGAACTGCAATCAGATACTGGTTTCACTACACGCTGGTGGCCTTTGCCTGGCTTGGCGTGGTGCCTCTCACTGCAT GTCGCATCTACAAGTGTTTGTTTACCGGCTCTGTGAGCTCTCTCCTCACCCTGCCTCTGGACATGCTGTCCAC ACAAAACCTGCTGGCAGACTGCCTCCAGGGCTGTTTTGTGGTCACATGCACGCTGTGCGCTTTCATCAGCCTGGTGTGGCTGCGAGAGCAGATCGTTCATGGTGGTGCCCCTCTCTGGCTGGATCAGCATCAACCCCCTCTGGTTCCTAACCCCCCTCATGGTCCTGCTCCGGCTAATGAG GCGGctgcagatgaagcagcagcagcggggCCCCCTGCTCCAGGCGGGCCAGAGCCCGCAGACCCAAACGAAGCTGGTAACCACGGAGATGAGGCCGAACTGGATGAcgaggaagaagatgaggacggggaggaagacgaggaggaggaggatgaggaaggcAGGGAGGAGGATGCTGCTGATGCCAATAACGGAGGACAAG ATCTGAACTGGAACGCCCTGGAGTGGGACCGTGCAGCAGAGGAGCTGACCTGGGAACGG ATGCTGGGGCTGGATGGCTCTTTGGTTTTCTTG gAGCACGTGTTCTGGGTGGTGTCTCTCAACACTCTCTTCATCCTGGTCTTTG CGTTCTGTCCGTATCACATCGGCCATTTCTCCGTGGTTGGACTGGGCTTTGAGGACTAC GTCAAAGCTTCTCACTTTGATGGCCTCATCACCACCATCCTCGGATACATCCTTCTGGCTGGAGCTCTCATCGTCTGCCAT GCATTGGCTTCATTAGTGAGGTTCCAGCGGTCCAGACGTCTTCTGGGTGTCTGCTACATCGTCGTCAAG GTGTCCCTgctggttgtcatggagatCGGCCTGTTCCCTCTGATTTGCGGCTGGTGGCTGGACATTTGTTCCTTG GAGATGTTTGATGCCACTCtgaaggacagagagcagagtttTGACTCAGCCCCCGGGACCACCATGTTCCTCCACTGGCTGGTGGGCATGGTCTACGTCTTCTACTTTGCCTCCTTCATCCTGCTGCTCAGAGAG GTACTGAGGCCTGGTGTCTTGTGGTTCCTGAGGAACCTTAATGATCCGGACTTCAACCCGGTCCAAGAGATGATCCACCTGCCCATCTACAGACACCTGCGGAGGTTCATACTCTCTGTG GTGGTGTTTGGCTCCATAGTTCTGCTGATGCTTTGGCTTCCCATCAGAATAATCAAGCTGTTCTTCCCATCCTTCCTCCCCTACAACGTCATGCTGTACAG tgacGCCCCAGTCAGTGAGCTCtctctggagctgctgctgctgcaggtcgttCTGCCCGCACTGCTGGAGCAGGGACACACGCGCCAGTGGCTCAAACGGCTCGTTCACGCCTGGACCTTCACGGCTGGATACATGCT TGACCTTCACTCCTACCTGCTGGGGGATCATGACGACGATGACAACCAGCCAAACAACAACCTACCTGGTCGCCTTAACAACAACAGGATACCTGGCCTTGGGGAGGGCCTTCATGCTGCCCATCAGGCCATCCTGCAGCAGGGAGGTCCAGTGGGTTTCAGGTCGTACCACCGGCCCGCCAACTTCCCTCTCAAG ATTGTCCTGCTGGTCGTCTTCATGTGTGTCACCTTGTTAATGGCCAGTTTGATCTGCCTCACGCTGCCAG TGTGTGCAGGTCGCTGGCTCATGTCTTTCTGGATGGGCAACGCCATGATCCACGAGCTGTACACCGCCGCCAGCGGCCTGTACGTCTGCTGGCTGTCCATTCGAGCCGCCACCGTGATGCTGTCGTGGATGCCACAGGGGCGCAACGTCATCATGGTCAAAGTTCACGAGTGGACACTGATG aTCCTTAAGACCCTGGTGGTGGCTGTCATGTTAGCCGGTGTGATCCCGCTGCTGctgggtttgttgtttgagctggTCATCGTAGCTCCGCTCAGAGTCCCACTGGACCAGACGCCGCTCTTCTACCCCTGGCag GACTGGGCGTTGGGCGTGCTTCATGCTAAAATCATCGCTGCCATCACACTCATGGGTCCTCAGTGGTGGCTCAAAACGGTCATCGAGCAG GTGTATGCTAACGGTATCCGTAACATTGACCTCCACTTCATCGTGCGCGGCCTGGCTGCTCCGGTCATCTGCgtcctgctgctgtctctgagTGTCCCTTACACCATCTCTAGAGGCATCACACCGCTGCTGG TGATTattctgaccccccccccccttgacaGGTGTGCAGCCGGAGATGCAGACGCTGGTGGACAGGAGGATCTATCCGTTCCTGCTGATGGTGGTCACCCTGCTGGCCATCCTGACCTTCCAGATCAGACAGTTCAAACGCCTCTACGAGCACATCAAGAACGACAA GTATCTGGTCGGGCAGCGACTGGTGAACTACGAGCGGCAGGCGGGCAGGAGCTCCTCCTCGTTCAGCCCCTCCTCGTAGACGCTGCTGAAGGATCAGTGGAGCCCACTCGCTCTGTCCAGCTCTCAGGGCTTTGA